In [Phormidium] sp. ETS-05, the genomic window TGAGTAGTTCTGGCTTCGAGGGACTGGCTTGAGGGGGACCTAATCTCACGCTGGGCAACGGAACTGACAATAGTGGCTAGGAGCAAAGTGGACAAAAGGATGGCAGGATAAATACGCATAATCAGAAGAGGGTTGAGATGTATCAGTGGTTCTAATTCCTGATACGGAATTCCTCTCCTGCATCCGGAACCCTTTCTCCGTGGGAAAAGATGCCCATTATCGTCTGTCCTAATTTAGGAAAATGGGCTGGACTGGTTGCTGGTCCTTTGGCGTTGATGGCAGTATTTGCCCCATTGATGCTGGGGAGTCACCTGGAATGCGGTGGTGGGACAGGACGATCGCTTACTTTTTCTCTTCTCCTCGCTTAGGAAGGAAAAAAATATATTTTGGTCTAAATTTTGAGGACCTCTGATGGTAAGCTGATATTTTCTACCTTCCAATTCCCGATCGAGGTAGAAGTCGGGGAGGGTGATATGACAAGTTCTGTAGCAGCAGCCAAGCGCCACAACTGGATTGGCAGGGAACCACGAGGACAAACAGTTT contains:
- the patX gene encoding heterocyst-inhibiting protein PatX, which codes for MRIYPAILLSTLLLATIVSSVAQREIRSPSSQSLEARTTHRVSAQAEQKDDISPHRGSGRRE